Proteins encoded by one window of Anaerosalibacter sp. Marseille-P3206:
- a CDS encoding ABC transporter ATP-binding protein, whose product MPKFIEVNNVEKIYKMGEVEIRALDNISFSIEKGEFVVVVGPSGAGKSTVLNLLGGMDTPTHGELIVDESNVSNYSSRELITYRREDIGFVFQFYNLVQNLTALENIELATEICKNPFEPEIVLEQVGLKDRRDNFPSQLSGGEQQRVAIARALAKNPKLLLCDEPTGALDYNTGKSILKLLQDTSKNNNMTVIVVTHNLAIAPMADKVIKIKNGKVEEELKNKNPLPVERIEW is encoded by the coding sequence ATGCCAAAATTTATAGAAGTAAATAATGTGGAAAAGATATATAAAATGGGGGAAGTTGAAATAAGGGCATTGGATAATATATCTTTTTCCATAGAAAAAGGTGAGTTTGTTGTAGTGGTTGGACCTAGTGGAGCGGGAAAGAGTACTGTATTAAATTTATTAGGGGGCATGGACACTCCAACTCATGGGGAACTAATAGTTGATGAAAGCAATGTAAGTAATTATTCTTCTAGAGAATTAATTACTTATAGAAGAGAAGATATAGGTTTTGTATTTCAATTTTATAATTTAGTACAGAATTTAACTGCATTAGAAAATATAGAATTGGCAACAGAAATATGTAAAAATCCTTTTGAACCAGAGATAGTGTTAGAACAAGTAGGTTTAAAGGATAGAAGAGATAATTTCCCTAGTCAATTGTCTGGGGGAGAACAGCAAAGGGTAGCCATAGCTAGAGCATTGGCCAAAAATCCTAAGCTATTACTATGTGATGAACCTACTGGAGCATTAGACTATAATACTGGAAAATCAATACTTAAACTATTGCAAGACACTAGCAAAAATAATAATATGACAGTGATTGTAGTTACTCACAATTTAGCTATTGCACCTATGGCAGATAAGGTAATAAAGATAAAGAATGGAAAAGTAGAAGAAGAATTGAAAAATAAAAATCCACTACCAGTAGAAAGGATTGAGTGGTAA
- a CDS encoding ABC transporter permease, whose protein sequence is MKRSLMKDTFREIKNSLGRFLAIFAIVALGVGFFAGVKATAPDMKITADAYFDDYRLMDFYLISTLGFNEKDIEEISKLEEIQGLSPSYSMDAIFQDGDNEKVIKLISLPIEKAKDNDEDYINRVKLIEGRLPENPGECLAESGSIKEESLSLGDKIKLGSGTEEDILDSLKRDEYTVVGLIENPLYIAFDRGSSNIGNGKVHSYVMIPEEDFDLPVYTQVYLTIKGARELQTFDEEYDKLLSHIKKSLEDVGKLRKDLRYDEIVHEANEKLDEGRKELKEGEEKQKEELSKAESELNDAKKKIEKGESELRDKETKFYNTIKSAENRIKEEENKLKLGEEEYYANISSFKDKKEKANEEFKLAEEKIANGERELATKEKEIEQVRLGLDYIESEAEKAKTFAMIESYEKEIEKAKEEISISKMELNKGKEELRQGELELEKAKKAIDEGKNKLENEKVKLEASKKTALKEFESGHRELEDAKKEYKEGYEEYLKAKRESDEEITNAKKKIADGEEDLKNLEKPKWYILKRNQTKDFIEYEMAADRIDAVASVFPVFFLAIAILVCLTTMTRMVDEQRAYIGSLKAMGYSNMSIASKYLIYALMASISGSIVGLIIGFRVLPTVIFNAYRIMYIMPPIIIGYNLSYAILSTLVAVLATTLAALIACYGELRQTPANLLRPKAPKPGKRILLEKINFIWSRLKFSQKVTARNLFRYKRRFFMTIIGIAGCTALLLAGFGLKDSIMAVATKQFDEINRYQMIIDLKDAIGVGDSSKSLDVLKDDERIKEYILVKEQTLDIGKGNKEESINIIVTENPDDIGKFIILRDRVTGESLSIEEDGVILSEKVSELIDANIGDEIYIIDENDKKVNVKITGITENYANHYLYMSPTLYEKTFAKDIEYKRILVNTTDTEKSFENKLSRDLLKNKDISSIDFITSLSKDFNNALDSLDYVIMVLIFSAGALAFVVLYNLTNINISERIREIATIKVLGFYDEEVSKYVYRENTILTIIGTIFGLISGIFLHKFIIITTEIEFIMFGREIRAISFVYSAILTLVFAALVNLVMHFKLKKIDMVESLKSID, encoded by the coding sequence ATGAAACGTTCCTTAATGAAAGATACCTTTAGAGAAATTAAAAATTCCCTAGGACGTTTCCTAGCTATATTTGCTATAGTAGCATTGGGAGTAGGTTTTTTTGCAGGTGTTAAGGCTACTGCACCAGATATGAAAATTACTGCAGATGCTTATTTCGATGATTATAGACTGATGGATTTCTATTTGATTTCTACTTTGGGATTTAATGAAAAGGATATAGAGGAAATTTCAAAACTTGAAGAAATCCAAGGATTATCTCCAAGCTATTCTATGGATGCAATATTTCAAGATGGAGATAATGAAAAGGTAATAAAGCTAATATCTTTACCTATAGAAAAAGCAAAGGACAATGATGAAGATTATATAAATAGAGTCAAATTAATAGAAGGAAGACTACCAGAAAACCCTGGAGAGTGCTTGGCGGAAAGTGGCAGTATCAAAGAAGAATCATTATCTTTGGGTGATAAAATCAAATTAGGTTCTGGAACAGAGGAAGATATTTTAGATAGCTTAAAAAGAGACGAATATACTGTAGTTGGATTGATTGAAAATCCTCTTTATATAGCTTTTGACAGAGGAAGTAGTAATATTGGAAATGGTAAAGTACACAGTTATGTTATGATTCCAGAAGAAGATTTTGATTTGCCTGTTTATACTCAAGTATATTTAACAATAAAAGGGGCTAGAGAACTTCAAACATTTGATGAAGAATATGATAAACTACTAAGTCATATTAAAAAAAGCTTAGAGGATGTAGGGAAATTAAGAAAAGATTTAAGATATGATGAAATAGTTCATGAGGCCAATGAAAAGCTAGATGAAGGAAGAAAAGAATTAAAAGAAGGAGAAGAAAAACAAAAAGAAGAATTATCTAAAGCAGAAAGTGAGCTAAACGATGCAAAGAAAAAAATAGAAAAAGGTGAAAGTGAATTAAGGGACAAAGAAACCAAATTTTACAATACCATTAAATCAGCAGAAAATAGAATAAAAGAAGAAGAAAACAAACTTAAATTAGGTGAAGAAGAATATTATGCAAATATTAGTTCTTTTAAAGATAAAAAAGAAAAGGCAAATGAGGAATTCAAGCTAGCAGAAGAAAAAATAGCCAATGGAGAAAGGGAATTAGCAACAAAAGAAAAAGAAATAGAACAGGTAAGGCTGGGATTAGACTATATTGAGTCTGAAGCAGAAAAAGCGAAAACCTTCGCTATGATCGAATCTTATGAGAAGGAAATAGAAAAGGCAAAAGAGGAAATTTCCATATCTAAGATGGAGCTAAATAAGGGGAAAGAAGAGTTAAGGCAAGGAGAATTAGAACTAGAAAAGGCTAAAAAGGCTATAGATGAAGGTAAGAATAAATTAGAAAATGAAAAGGTTAAATTAGAAGCTTCCAAAAAAACTGCCTTAAAAGAATTTGAAAGTGGTCATAGGGAATTGGAAGATGCAAAAAAAGAATACAAGGAAGGCTATGAGGAATATCTAAAAGCTAAAAGAGAATCTGATGAGGAAATAACTAATGCTAAAAAGAAAATAGCCGATGGTGAAGAGGATTTAAAGAATTTAGAAAAGCCTAAATGGTATATTTTAAAAAGAAATCAAACTAAAGATTTTATTGAATATGAAATGGCTGCTGACAGGATAGATGCAGTAGCAAGTGTGTTTCCTGTGTTTTTCTTAGCTATTGCTATTTTAGTGTGTTTAACTACTATGACACGTATGGTAGATGAGCAAAGAGCATATATAGGTAGTTTAAAGGCCATGGGGTATTCAAATATGTCCATAGCATCAAAATACCTTATATATGCACTTATGGCGAGTATAAGTGGTAGCATAGTAGGATTAATCATAGGATTTAGAGTATTACCTACTGTAATATTTAATGCCTATAGGATAATGTATATCATGCCTCCTATCATAATAGGGTACAATTTAAGTTATGCTATATTATCCACTTTGGTAGCAGTACTAGCTACAACATTGGCAGCACTAATAGCTTGTTATGGAGAATTAAGACAGACACCTGCTAATCTTTTAAGACCAAAAGCTCCAAAACCAGGGAAGAGGATTTTGTTAGAGAAAATAAATTTTATTTGGTCGAGATTAAAGTTTTCTCAAAAGGTTACAGCAAGGAATTTATTTAGATACAAAAGAAGATTTTTTATGACCATTATAGGAATAGCTGGTTGTACTGCATTATTATTAGCAGGATTTGGGCTTAAAGATTCTATAATGGCTGTTGCTACTAAACAATTTGATGAGATAAATAGATATCAGATGATTATAGATCTAAAGGATGCTATAGGAGTAGGGGATAGTAGCAAGTCCTTAGATGTATTAAAAGATGACGAAAGAATAAAAGAATATATATTGGTAAAAGAACAGACCTTGGATATAGGTAAAGGAAATAAAGAGGAGTCTATCAATATAATAGTTACGGAAAACCCAGATGATATTGGAAAGTTTATTATACTTAGAGACAGGGTTACTGGTGAAAGTTTATCAATAGAAGAAGATGGAGTAATACTTTCAGAAAAAGTGTCTGAACTAATTGATGCTAATATTGGAGATGAAATATATATAATAGATGAAAATGATAAAAAAGTAAATGTGAAAATTACAGGTATCACGGAAAACTATGCCAATCATTATCTATATATGTCTCCTACTTTGTATGAAAAAACATTTGCTAAAGATATAGAATATAAAAGAATTTTGGTTAATACCACTGACACCGAAAAATCATTTGAAAATAAGCTCTCTAGGGATTTGCTGAAAAATAAAGATATAAGTTCTATAGATTTTATTACTAGTTTAAGTAAAGATTTTAATAATGCGCTAGATAGCCTAGATTATGTGATTATGGTATTGATATTTTCCGCTGGGGCTTTAGCTTTTGTAGTATTGTATAATTTAACCAATATAAATATTTCTGAGAGGATTAGGGAGATAGCTACTATAAAAGTATTAGGTTTTTATGATGAGGAAGTTTCAAAATATGTCTACAGGGAAAATACAATTTTAACCATAATAGGGACAATATTCGGGCTAATATCGGGAATATTTCTCCACAAGTTTATTATAATCACTACAGAAATTGAGTTTATAATGTTTGGAAGAGAAATAAGGGCTATTTCTTTTGTATACTCAGCTATTTTAACATTAGTGTTTGCAGCATTGGTTAATTTGGTAATGCATTTCAAACTGAAGAAGATAGATATGGTTGAATCATTGAAATCAATAGACTAA
- a CDS encoding substrate-binding domain-containing protein → MKKLISKRWISIMMITILVAAIATGCTGNSNASTTDDKSFNLENEIVVVTREEGSGTRGAFVELFGIEVKNEDGTKTDRTTKEAITQMKTDTVLTTVAGNEYAIGYVSTGSLNDTVKAIKIEGAEPTTDNIKNGSYKIARPFNIATKGEMNELTKDFIDFIMSKEGQEVVSKSYISVDDSANSYSGTKPSGKIVVAGSSSVTPLMEKLREAYLEINPNAEIEVQQSDSSSGMKAAIDGTADIGMASRELKDSEKEELDDIAIALDGIAVITNNANSISELTVDDVQQIFIGEKTKWSEIEEK, encoded by the coding sequence ATGAAAAAGTTGATTAGTAAAAGGTGGATTAGTATTATGATGATTACAATTTTAGTTGCAGCTATTGCAACTGGCTGTACAGGTAATAGTAATGCAAGTACAACAGATGATAAATCATTTAACTTAGAAAATGAAATAGTAGTTGTAACAAGAGAGGAAGGTTCAGGTACTAGGGGAGCTTTTGTAGAATTGTTTGGTATAGAAGTAAAAAATGAAGATGGGACAAAGACTGATAGGACTACAAAAGAGGCAATTACTCAAATGAAAACTGACACAGTTTTAACCACTGTTGCAGGCAATGAATATGCAATAGGTTATGTATCCACAGGTTCACTAAATGATACAGTTAAGGCAATCAAAATTGAAGGGGCTGAACCTACTACAGATAATATTAAAAATGGCAGTTACAAAATAGCAAGACCATTTAATATTGCTACTAAAGGTGAGATGAATGAATTAACTAAAGATTTTATTGATTTCATAATGAGTAAAGAAGGCCAAGAGGTAGTTTCAAAGAGCTATATATCAGTAGATGATAGTGCAAATTCATATAGTGGGACAAAACCTTCAGGGAAAATAGTTGTTGCAGGTTCATCTTCAGTTACACCACTTATGGAAAAGCTTAGAGAAGCATATTTAGAAATAAATCCAAATGCTGAAATAGAAGTACAACAAAGTGATTCATCTTCAGGTATGAAAGCTGCAATAGATGGAACTGCTGATATAGGCATGGCTTCAAGAGAACTAAAGGATAGTGAAAAAGAAGAACTTGATGATATTGCCATAGCATTAGATGGAATAGCAGTAATCACTAATAATGCTAACAGTATTTCAGAACTAACAGTAGATGATGTACAACAAATATTTATAGGTGAAAAAACTAAATGGAGTGAAATTGAAGAAAAGTAG
- the pstC gene encoding phosphate ABC transporter permease subunit PstC gives MISKLKEKTMEIVFFITACVSILSLILICIFMFANGVPAIREIGLMKFLLGRDWSPSNIPPSFGIFPMILGSLYVTGGAILLGVPIGILTAIYLAKFCPERYHKYLKPAVNLMAGIPSIVYGFFGLIVLVPVTREIFGGTGNSILTASILLAIMILPTIISLSESAIRAVPKDYYEGAIALGATHERAVIFAMLPAAKSGVMSSIVLGIGRAIGETMAVVMVAGNQARMPNGILKGVRTLTSNIVIEMGYAADLHREALIATGVVLFVFILIINGLFSVLKRKVV, from the coding sequence ATGATATCAAAACTAAAAGAAAAAACAATGGAAATAGTATTTTTCATAACAGCTTGTGTTTCTATATTATCATTGATATTGATATGTATATTTATGTTTGCAAATGGTGTACCTGCAATTAGAGAAATTGGGTTAATGAAGTTTTTACTAGGTAGAGATTGGTCCCCTAGTAATATTCCCCCTTCATTTGGCATATTTCCAATGATACTTGGCTCCCTATATGTAACTGGGGGAGCCATATTATTAGGAGTGCCAATAGGAATACTAACAGCTATTTATTTGGCAAAATTTTGTCCTGAAAGATATCATAAATATTTAAAGCCAGCAGTGAATTTAATGGCAGGCATACCTTCAATTGTATATGGCTTTTTTGGACTTATAGTTTTGGTTCCAGTAACTAGAGAAATATTTGGAGGAACGGGAAATAGCATATTAACTGCCTCAATTCTATTAGCTATTATGATATTACCAACTATTATAAGTTTGTCGGAATCTGCAATACGAGCAGTTCCCAAAGATTATTATGAGGGAGCAATTGCCCTTGGTGCAACTCATGAACGTGCTGTTATTTTTGCAATGTTGCCTGCTGCAAAGTCAGGGGTTATGTCATCCATAGTACTTGGAATAGGTAGAGCCATTGGAGAGACTATGGCTGTGGTAATGGTTGCAGGAAATCAAGCTAGAATGCCAAATGGAATTCTTAAGGGAGTGCGTACTCTTACTTCAAATATTGTTATAGAAATGGGCTATGCTGCTGATTTGCATAGGGAAGCTTTAATTGCAACAGGTGTTGTATTATTTGTATTTATTTTGATTATAAATGGGCTGTTTTCAGTATTAAAAAGGAAGGTGGTTTAG
- the pstA gene encoding phosphate ABC transporter permease PstA, translating into MSKFIRFMVKLSAFITFSILFFIIVYILIKGVPYLKPSLFSLEYNTENVSLFPAIISTIIMTFLSLLIAAPIGIFTGFYLVEYSSSENRLVKIIRLTTETLSGIPSIVYGLFGLLFFVTYLGWGFSILAGAFTLAIMILPLIIRATEEALLAVDDSLREASFGLGAGKLRTVFKIVLPVAIPGILSGIILGVGRIVGETAALVYTAGTVPQIPKNLFSSARTLSIHMYALSSEGLYTNEANATAVILLIVIIGINGLSSYLTKKLLKGNING; encoded by the coding sequence ATGAGTAAGTTTATTAGATTTATGGTTAAGCTATCTGCTTTTATTACCTTTTCAATACTATTTTTTATCATTGTATATATCTTAATTAAGGGTGTACCTTATCTTAAGCCATCATTATTTTCACTAGAGTATAATACCGAAAATGTATCACTTTTCCCTGCAATTATTTCTACAATAATAATGACATTTTTATCATTGTTAATTGCAGCTCCAATAGGTATATTTACAGGCTTTTATTTAGTCGAATATTCTAGTAGTGAAAATAGATTAGTTAAGATAATAAGGCTAACAACTGAAACTCTATCTGGAATACCTTCTATTGTATATGGACTATTTGGTTTACTGTTTTTCGTAACTTATTTAGGTTGGGGTTTTTCTATTTTAGCTGGAGCTTTTACCCTTGCTATTATGATTTTACCGCTAATAATTAGAGCTACTGAAGAAGCTCTATTGGCTGTAGACGATAGTTTAAGAGAGGCTAGTTTTGGTCTAGGGGCAGGGAAACTTCGTACAGTGTTTAAAATTGTACTACCAGTTGCTATTCCTGGAATATTGTCAGGAATAATACTAGGGGTAGGTAGGATAGTGGGAGAAACTGCAGCTTTGGTGTATACTGCTGGTACAGTACCACAGATACCTAAAAATTTATTTTCCTCTGCCAGGACTCTTTCTATTCATATGTATGCTCTCTCAAGTGAAGGATTATACACAAATGAAGCTAATGCAACAGCAGTAATTCTTTTGATTGTGATTATAGGAATAAATGGACTATCATCCTATTTGACTAAAAAATTGTTAAAGGGGAATATAAATGGATAA
- the pstB gene encoding phosphate ABC transporter ATP-binding protein PstB produces the protein MDKIKIDNMDLHYGEFHALKGINMNIEEKCITSFIGPSGSGKSTLLKSLNRMNDLIDGCKITGNIFLDGKDIYDNIDVNNLRKRVGMVFQKPNPFPMSIYDNIAFGPRTHGIKAKSKLDDIVEKSLRDSAIWDEVKDRLKKNALSLSGGQQQRICIARALAVNPEVLLMDEPTSALDPISTGKIEDLIQELKKDYTIIIVTHNMQQAARASDKTAFFLAGDLIEFTDTEKLFSLPRDKRTEDYITGRFG, from the coding sequence ATGGATAAGATTAAAATTGATAATATGGATTTGCACTATGGAGAATTTCATGCTCTAAAGGGTATAAATATGAATATTGAAGAAAAATGTATTACATCTTTTATCGGTCCTTCTGGTAGTGGTAAATCTACACTGCTAAAATCTCTAAACCGTATGAATGATTTAATAGATGGTTGTAAGATTACGGGAAATATTTTTTTAGATGGAAAGGATATTTATGATAATATTGACGTAAATAATTTGAGAAAACGAGTAGGCATGGTATTTCAAAAGCCAAATCCCTTTCCCATGAGCATATATGACAATATAGCTTTTGGCCCTCGTACTCATGGGATCAAGGCTAAATCAAAACTAGATGATATAGTGGAGAAAAGTTTAAGAGATAGTGCAATATGGGATGAAGTAAAAGATAGACTTAAAAAAAATGCATTGTCATTATCTGGAGGACAGCAACAGAGGATTTGCATAGCTAGGGCATTGGCAGTAAATCCAGAAGTACTTCTAATGGACGAACCAACAAGTGCCTTAGACCCTATATCTACAGGGAAAATAGAGGATTTAATTCAGGAATTAAAAAAGGATTATACTATTATCATTGTAACTCACAATATGCAACAAGCAGCAAGGGCTTCTGATAAAACTGCCTTTTTTCTAGCGGGAGATTTAATAGAATTTACTGACACAGAAAAGCTGTTTTCACTGCCAAGGGATAAGCGAACTGAAGATTATATTACTGGGAGATTTGGTTAA